From Mercenaria mercenaria strain notata chromosome 17, MADL_Memer_1, whole genome shotgun sequence, the proteins below share one genomic window:
- the LOC123535747 gene encoding glycoprotein 3-alpha-L-fucosyltransferase A-like, which yields MRFHLKKTLTWTMSIMCFVLLVLFHFSDRPLKVPGDRTRQWAQNVDYPIDQDKRNLKTKHDLTTEAAYVRNVTAAYHVNVTQSLRLSPTVLWPDKEFFDDDRIVNQLKYKVKWLNETEPPLKKILLYTGFGGWQVKRGRQTFIDQKCNVNACELIDQRPAAKTADAVLFNASPQRPWTERPLNQIWILFMLESPYHTPGLSAFSKVFNWTATYRHDSDIVAPYEKFVRYNEDVKFLPQNKSYAAGKTKKVAWFVSNCGARNTRREYAKELQKYISVDIYGHCGSMQCPRKNKKCFEMLNTDYKFYLSFENSNCRDYITEKFFVTGLQHDVIPIVMGGAPEDYTRAAPPHSFIHVDDFQSPEQLAQYLHKLDQNDDLYNEYFRWKGTGTFINTYFWCRVCAMLHETSRESHAYRDLEKWWRGEGVCIGKDNWRQRQRTSKQIIEDYLV from the exons ATGCGTTTTCATCTCAAGAAAACGTTAACATGGACTATGTCAATTATGTGTTTCGTGTTGTTAGTGTTGTTTCATTTCTCCGACAGACCTTTAAAGGTACCAGGAGATAGGACTCGACAATGGGCGCAGAATGTCGACTACCCAATAGACCAAGACAAGCGGAATTTGAAAACGAAGCATGATCTCACTACAGAAGCGGCTTACGTCAGGAACGTAACCGCTGCATATCACGTTAACGTCACACAGTCGCTTAGACTCAGTCCTACAGTTCTGTGGCCTGATAAAGAATTTTTCGATGATGATAGAATAGTTAATCAATTAAAATATAAGGTGAAGTGGTTGAATGAAACGGAACCTCCGTTAAAGAAAATTCTACTTTACACAGGATTTGGTGGCTGGCAGGTTAAAAGGGGTCGACAAACATTTATAGACCAAAAGTGCAATGTGAATGCATGCGAATTAATAGACCAGCGTCCAGCTGCCAAAACCGCGGATGCTGTCCTGTTTAATGCTAGTCCTCAAAGGCCCTGGACTGAAAGGCCATTAAATCAAATATGGATTTTATTTATGCTCGAGTCGCCTTACCACACTCCAGGATTAAGTGCCTTTAGTAAAGTTTTTAATTGGACCGCCACCTATCGGCATGACTCCGATATTGTTGCTCCGTACGAAAAATTCGTGCGTTATAACGAAGAtgttaaatttcttccacaaaatAAAAGTTACGCTGCAGGAAAAACTAAAAAAGTGGCGTGGTTTGTTTCAAACTGTGGCGCTAGAAATACACGTCGGGAATATGCAAAAGaattacagaaatatatatcaGTAGACATTTATGGACATTGTGGTTCAATGCAATGCCCTAGAAAGAACAAAAAGTGCTTTGAAATGCTCAATACAGACTACAAATTTTATCTCTCATTTGAGAATTCGAACTGCAGGGATTATATTACAGAAAAGTTTTTCGTCACGGGTCTTCA GCATGATGTGATTCCAATTGTGATGGGTGGGGCTCCTGAAGACTATACACGTGCCGCCCCGCCTCATTCATTTATACATGTGGACGATTTCCAATCGCCAGAACAACTTGCTCAGTATCTGCACAAATTGGACCAAAATGATGATCTGTATAATGAATATTTCCGTTGGAAAGGAACGGGAACTTTTATCAACACTTATTTTTGGTGCCGTGTGTGCGCCATGTTGCACGAGACTTCCCGAGAATCTCACGCTTACCGTGATTTAGAGAAATGGTGGCGGGGAGAAGGTGTCTGCATAGGAAAAGACAACTGGCGACAGCGACAGCGTACCTCAAAACAAAT